The Vulpes vulpes isolate BD-2025 chromosome 8, VulVul3, whole genome shotgun sequence genome has a window encoding:
- the EGR4 gene encoding early growth response protein 4 isoform X1 — MAVARGVGSPEPARPLLYKWGGRGSGEPGCALEKRGAASRGRSRRARAPRAPDPFPRGEHLEPTAQVLGSVRRRAPQLLASPSPTRRQAQRARPPAPSSRRRAMLHLSEFSSPDALLVMSTEGCCAEPSTELSRLPGRDAPATAGYPGGDFLSWALSSCGAGGDLADSCLLEGPAPTPPPGLSYSGSFFIQAVPEHPHDPEALFNLMSGILGLAPFPSPEAAASRSPLDASFPAGPDALLPGPADLYSPDMGAATFPDAFWEVSPAAGAPSQCLYEPQLSPPDVKPGLRAPPASPALDTASAFKGPYAPWELLPAGVPGSCGPQGGYQAAPDARFPSVGAKIEDLLSISCPAELPAGPASRLYPTGSYDAFPLAPGDLGEVAEGLPGLLAPPSADGVSRGDGGEFLAGPQAQVSPLGLRGAAADFPKALVADGPGSGGVPEPPGPPPPPPAAFPAAKARRKGRRGGKCSARCFCPRPHAKAFACPVESCVRSFARSDELNRHLRIHTGHKPFQCRICLRNFSRSDHLTTHVRTHTGEKPFACDVCGRRFARSDEKKRHSKVHLKQKARAEERLKGLGLYSLGLSFAAL, encoded by the exons ATGGCAGTGGCCCGGGGAGTCGGAAGCCCGGAGCCCGCGCGGCCGCTGCTATATAAGTGGGGGGGCCGCGGATCTGGGGAGCCCGGCTGCGCTTTGGAGAAGCGAGGAGCCGCCTCCCGAGGCCGGTCCCGGCGAGCAAGGGCGCCTCGGGCCCCCGACCCCTTTCCCAGAGGTGAGCACCTGGAGCCAACAGCCCAGGTGCTTGGGTCTGTGAGGCGCAGGGCACCCCAACTGCTGGCCTCCCCGTCACCCACGCGCCGCCAAGCCCAGCGGGCGAGGCCCCCGGCGCCCAGCAGCCGCCGCCGCGCCATGCTCCACCTTAGCGAGTTTTCCAGCCCCGACGCGCTCTTGGTCATGTCCACCGAGGGCTGTTGCGCGGAACCCAGCACGGAATTGTCCCGGCTGCCCGGTAGGGACGCGCCAGCGACTGCCGGCTACCCCGGAG gcgACTTCTTGAGCTGGGCTTTGAGCAGCTGCGGCGCTGGGGGGGACTTAGCCGATTCCTGCCTCCTGGAGGGGCCTGCACCCACGCCCCCTCCTGGCCTCAGCTACAGCGGTAGCTTCTTCATCCAAGCAGTACCCGAACACCCGCACGACCCGGAGGCTCTCTTCAACCTCATGTCCGGCATCCTAGGTCTGGCGCCTTTCCCCAGCCCTGAGGCTGCAGCCTCCCGGTCTCCGCTGGACGCCTCTTTCCCCGCAGGCCCCGACGCCTTGCTGCCGGGTCCAGCGGACCTTTACTCCCCGGATATGGGCGCTGCCACCTTCCCAGATGCGTTCTGGGAGGTCTCGCCCGCGGCAGGCGCCCCCTCACAGTGCCTGTACGAGCCGCAGCTCTCCCCGCCTGACGTCAAGCCAGGTCTCCGGGCGCCTCCGGCCTCCCCCGCGCTGGACACTGCCTCGGCCTTCAAGGGCCCCTACGCTCCCTGGGAACTACTCCCAGCTGGAGTCCCCGGGAGCTGTGGGCCACAGGGAGGCTACCAGGCCGCCCCCGACGCCCGTTTCCCCTCGGTGGGGGCCAAGATTGAAGACCTGCTGTCCATCAGCTGCCCGGCGGAGCTGCCGGCCGGTCCCGCCAGCAGACTCTACCCCACGGGGTCTTACGACGCCTTCCCGCTGGCCCCGGGTGACTTAGGGGAGGTGGCGGAGGGCCTCCCGGGTCTCCTGGCCCCTCCGAGTGCGGACGGGGTGAGCCGCGGCGACGGCGGAGAGTTTCTGGCGGGCCCTCAGGCTCAGGTTTCCCCCCTGGGCCTCCGCGGCGCCGCGGCGGACTTCCCGAAGGCCCTGGTGGCGGACGGCCCTGGGAGCGGCGGCGTGCCGGAGcctcccgggccgccgccgccgccgcccgccgcgttCCCCGCTGCCAAGGCGCGGCGCAAGGGGCGCAGGGGCGGCAAGTGCAGCGCCCGCTGCTTCTGCCCGCGGCCGCACGCCAAGGCCTTCGCTTGCCCGGTGGAGAGCTGTGTGCGCAGCTTCGCGCGCTCCGACGAGCTCAACCGCCACCTGCGCATTCACACGGGCCACAAGCCCTTCCAGTGCCGCATCTGCCTCCGCAACTTCAGCCGAAGCGACCACCTTACCACGCACGTGCGCACGCACACCGGGGAGAAGCCCTTTGCCTGCGACGTGTGCGGCCGCCGCTTCGCGCGCAGTGATGAGAAGAAAAGGCACAGCAAGGTGCACCTCAAGCAGAAGGCTCGCGCCGAAGAGCGGCTCAAGGGCCTCGGCTTGTACTCCTTGGGCCTCTCTTTCGCCGCCCTGTGA
- the EGR4 gene encoding early growth response protein 4 isoform X2 — protein MAVARGVGSPEPARPLLYKWGGRGSGEPGCALEKRGAASRGRSRRARAPRAPDPFPRGEHLEPTAQVLGSVRRRAPQLLASPSPTRRQAQRARPPAPSSRRRAMLHLSEFSSPDALLVMSTEGCCAEPSTELSRLPGRDAPATAGYPGAGDFLSWALSSCGAGGDLADSCLLEGPAPTPPPGLSYSGSFFIQAVPEHPHDPEALFNLMSGILGLAPFPSPEAAASRSPLDASFPAGPDALLPGPADLYSPDMGAATFPDAFWEVSPAAGAPSQCLYEPQLSPPDVKPGLRAPPASPALDTASAFKGPYAPWELLPAGVPGSCGPQGGYQAAPDARFPSVGAKIEDLLSISCPAELPAGPASRLYPTGSYDAFPLAPGDLGEVAEGLPGLLAPPSADGVSRGDGGEFLAGPQAQVSPLGLRGAAADFPKALVADGPGSGGVPEPPGPPPPPPAAFPAAKARRKGRRGGKCSARCFCPRPHAKAFACPVESCVRSFARSDELNRHLRIHTGHKPFQCRICLRNFSRSDHLTTHVRTHTGEKPFACDVCGRRFARSDEKKRHSKVHLKQKARAEERLKGLGLYSLGLSFAAL, from the exons ATGGCAGTGGCCCGGGGAGTCGGAAGCCCGGAGCCCGCGCGGCCGCTGCTATATAAGTGGGGGGGCCGCGGATCTGGGGAGCCCGGCTGCGCTTTGGAGAAGCGAGGAGCCGCCTCCCGAGGCCGGTCCCGGCGAGCAAGGGCGCCTCGGGCCCCCGACCCCTTTCCCAGAGGTGAGCACCTGGAGCCAACAGCCCAGGTGCTTGGGTCTGTGAGGCGCAGGGCACCCCAACTGCTGGCCTCCCCGTCACCCACGCGCCGCCAAGCCCAGCGGGCGAGGCCCCCGGCGCCCAGCAGCCGCCGCCGCGCCATGCTCCACCTTAGCGAGTTTTCCAGCCCCGACGCGCTCTTGGTCATGTCCACCGAGGGCTGTTGCGCGGAACCCAGCACGGAATTGTCCCGGCTGCCCGGTAGGGACGCGCCAGCGACTGCCGGCTACCCCGGAG caggcgACTTCTTGAGCTGGGCTTTGAGCAGCTGCGGCGCTGGGGGGGACTTAGCCGATTCCTGCCTCCTGGAGGGGCCTGCACCCACGCCCCCTCCTGGCCTCAGCTACAGCGGTAGCTTCTTCATCCAAGCAGTACCCGAACACCCGCACGACCCGGAGGCTCTCTTCAACCTCATGTCCGGCATCCTAGGTCTGGCGCCTTTCCCCAGCCCTGAGGCTGCAGCCTCCCGGTCTCCGCTGGACGCCTCTTTCCCCGCAGGCCCCGACGCCTTGCTGCCGGGTCCAGCGGACCTTTACTCCCCGGATATGGGCGCTGCCACCTTCCCAGATGCGTTCTGGGAGGTCTCGCCCGCGGCAGGCGCCCCCTCACAGTGCCTGTACGAGCCGCAGCTCTCCCCGCCTGACGTCAAGCCAGGTCTCCGGGCGCCTCCGGCCTCCCCCGCGCTGGACACTGCCTCGGCCTTCAAGGGCCCCTACGCTCCCTGGGAACTACTCCCAGCTGGAGTCCCCGGGAGCTGTGGGCCACAGGGAGGCTACCAGGCCGCCCCCGACGCCCGTTTCCCCTCGGTGGGGGCCAAGATTGAAGACCTGCTGTCCATCAGCTGCCCGGCGGAGCTGCCGGCCGGTCCCGCCAGCAGACTCTACCCCACGGGGTCTTACGACGCCTTCCCGCTGGCCCCGGGTGACTTAGGGGAGGTGGCGGAGGGCCTCCCGGGTCTCCTGGCCCCTCCGAGTGCGGACGGGGTGAGCCGCGGCGACGGCGGAGAGTTTCTGGCGGGCCCTCAGGCTCAGGTTTCCCCCCTGGGCCTCCGCGGCGCCGCGGCGGACTTCCCGAAGGCCCTGGTGGCGGACGGCCCTGGGAGCGGCGGCGTGCCGGAGcctcccgggccgccgccgccgccgcccgccgcgttCCCCGCTGCCAAGGCGCGGCGCAAGGGGCGCAGGGGCGGCAAGTGCAGCGCCCGCTGCTTCTGCCCGCGGCCGCACGCCAAGGCCTTCGCTTGCCCGGTGGAGAGCTGTGTGCGCAGCTTCGCGCGCTCCGACGAGCTCAACCGCCACCTGCGCATTCACACGGGCCACAAGCCCTTCCAGTGCCGCATCTGCCTCCGCAACTTCAGCCGAAGCGACCACCTTACCACGCACGTGCGCACGCACACCGGGGAGAAGCCCTTTGCCTGCGACGTGTGCGGCCGCCGCTTCGCGCGCAGTGATGAGAAGAAAAGGCACAGCAAGGTGCACCTCAAGCAGAAGGCTCGCGCCGAAGAGCGGCTCAAGGGCCTCGGCTTGTACTCCTTGGGCCTCTCTTTCGCCGCCCTGTGA